In Pseudophryne corroboree isolate aPseCor3 chromosome 3, aPseCor3.hap2, whole genome shotgun sequence, a genomic segment contains:
- the CDC42EP4 gene encoding cdc42 effector protein 4 — MPILKQLVTNPNASKRRSRADLTAEMISAPMGDFRHTMHIGRAGDAFGDTSFLSKGDEQTEPEESTSKPGLLSRHFRSSKRSLSVTRTDRRDMLGSLRDSALFVKNAVSLPQLTEKESEKSSSRKKMPKSLSSSPVKKMPEEQQHINGASASSPVPIQDPTLTEVEFGEITELRETAPKSSHGMKHAESIMSFHIDLGPSMLGDILSVMEKGQWEQDLDCSLDELDGHGTNYSQSSNSSRQTGPSSVIPATLVPDQESGSMSSGSHKSKPTTKESHSVSRGTTGIPEEKPRRARDFSFMDEEGEEDEIRV; from the coding sequence ATGCCAATTCTGAAGCAGCTGGTCACAAACCCCAATGCATCCAAGAGGCGCTCGCGGGCTGACCTCACGGCGGAAATGATTAGTGCACCCATGGGAGATTTCCGTCACACCATGCACATAGGAAGAGCAGGAGATGCTTTTGGAGACACATCATTTCTGAGCAAAGGAGATGAGCAGACAGAGCCAGAAGAATCGACCTCCAAACCAGGGCTGTTATCCCGACACTTCAGGAGTAGCAAGCGCTCTCTTTCAGTGACACGAACTGATCGCAGAGACATGTTAGGGTCACTCAGAGACTCTGCCCTCTTTGTGAAGAATGCTGTTTCGTTGCCACAGCTGACTGAAAAGGAATCAGAAAAGAGTTCATCCAGAAAAAAGATGCCCAAGAGTCTGTCCTCCAGCCCAGTCAAGAAGATGCCTGAGGAGCAACAACACATAAATGGGGCTTCTGCTAGCAGCCCAGTACCCATTCAAGACCCCACTTTAACAGAGGTAGAATTTGGAGAAATAACAGAGCTGCGAGAGACAGCCCCTAAAAGTAGCCATGGCATGAAACATGCAGAGTCCATCATGTCATTTCACATTGACTTGGGCCCATCTATGTTGGGGGACATATTGAGCGTCATGGAAAAGGGTCAGTGGGAGCAAGATCTTGATTGCAGCCTTGATGAGCTGGATGGACATGGGACAAACTATAGCCAAAGTTCTAATTCATCTAGACAGACAGGTCCTTCTTCAGTAATTCCTGCAACACTGGTCCCTGACCAAGAAAGTGGTTCCATGTCTAGCGGAAGCCACAAAAGTAAGCCCACCACCAAAGAGAGCCATTCAGTTTCCAGGGGTACAACAGGAATCCCAGAGGAGAAACCAAGAAGAGCAAGAGACTTTTCCTTTATGGATGAAGAAGGGGAGGAGGATGAGATAAGGGTGTAG